In the genome of Pan troglodytes isolate AG18354 chromosome 15, NHGRI_mPanTro3-v2.0_pri, whole genome shotgun sequence, one region contains:
- the LOC743380 gene encoding uncharacterized protein LOC743380 isoform X3, translated as MWDVGFARHVGRGPAGSAEELRMEAAEEALMGPTIPDPSLLPGGPLVSFLVWAEAITWMPTWEGTSNVGPQPLSSSKSLHSHGDALHLFPRDRLDPETLDPGPPLE; from the exons ATGTGGGATGTTGGTTTCGCCAG GCACGTGGGCCGTGGCCCGGCTGGGTCGGCTGAAGAACTGCGGATGGAAGCTGCGGAAGAGGCCCTGATGGGGCCCACCATCCCGGACCCAAGTCTTCTTCCTGGCGGGCCTCTCGTCTCCTTCCTGGTTTGGG CGGAAGCCATCACCTGGATGCCTACGTGGGAAGGGACCTCGAATGTGGGACCCCAGCCCCTCTCCAGCTCGAAATC CCTCCACAGCCACGGGGACGCCCTGCACCTATTCCCACGGGACAGGCTGGACCCAGAGACTCTGGACCCGGGGCCTCCCCTTGAGTAG
- the LOC743380 gene encoding uncharacterized protein LOC743380 isoform X1, translated as MWDVGFASRFPVPPTSPCWCLHLLPSILQCLLLWAWPQGYGQTPVPSQRPLVIVPWHVGRGPAGSAEELRMEAAEEALMGPTIPDPSLLPGGPLVSFLVWAEAITWMPTWEGTSNVGPQPLSSSKSLHSHGDALHLFPRDRLDPETLDPGPPLE; from the exons ATGTGGGATGTTGGTTTCGCCAG CAGGTTCCCAGTGCCCCCGACAAGCCCCTGCTGGTGTCTCCATCTCCTGCCAAGCATCCTCCAGTGCCTCCTCCTGTGGGCCTGGCCTCAGGGCTATGGACAGACTCCTGTCCCATCCCAGAGACCCCTCGTGATCGTGCCCTG GCACGTGGGCCGTGGCCCGGCTGGGTCGGCTGAAGAACTGCGGATGGAAGCTGCGGAAGAGGCCCTGATGGGGCCCACCATCCCGGACCCAAGTCTTCTTCCTGGCGGGCCTCTCGTCTCCTTCCTGGTTTGGG CGGAAGCCATCACCTGGATGCCTACGTGGGAAGGGACCTCGAATGTGGGACCCCAGCCCCTCTCCAGCTCGAAATC CCTCCACAGCCACGGGGACGCCCTGCACCTATTCCCACGGGACAGGCTGGACCCAGAGACTCTGGACCCGGGGCCTCCCCTTGAGTAG
- the LOC743380 gene encoding uncharacterized protein LOC743380 isoform X2, whose amino-acid sequence MWDVGFARFPVPPTSPCWCLHLLPSILQCLLLWAWPQGYGQTPVPSQRPLVIVPWHVGRGPAGSAEELRMEAAEEALMGPTIPDPSLLPGGPLVSFLVWAEAITWMPTWEGTSNVGPQPLSSSKSLHSHGDALHLFPRDRLDPETLDPGPPLE is encoded by the exons ATGTGGGATGTTGGTTTCGCCAG GTTCCCAGTGCCCCCGACAAGCCCCTGCTGGTGTCTCCATCTCCTGCCAAGCATCCTCCAGTGCCTCCTCCTGTGGGCCTGGCCTCAGGGCTATGGACAGACTCCTGTCCCATCCCAGAGACCCCTCGTGATCGTGCCCTG GCACGTGGGCCGTGGCCCGGCTGGGTCGGCTGAAGAACTGCGGATGGAAGCTGCGGAAGAGGCCCTGATGGGGCCCACCATCCCGGACCCAAGTCTTCTTCCTGGCGGGCCTCTCGTCTCCTTCCTGGTTTGGG CGGAAGCCATCACCTGGATGCCTACGTGGGAAGGGACCTCGAATGTGGGACCCCAGCCCCTCTCCAGCTCGAAATC CCTCCACAGCCACGGGGACGCCCTGCACCTATTCCCACGGGACAGGCTGGACCCAGAGACTCTGGACCCGGGGCCTCCCCTTGAGTAG
- the LOC134808319 gene encoding uncharacterized protein LOC134808319, with protein sequence MRKEAVPSRGLSCVRGVAAALAGVSRHPMQGSFQIRRLFTRPPYSFFSPRLLHVGVQCLALTSPHSSWWGFELGVPSAPHSPLTAPTPCKPPLPPLFVSSFHSLGGQAAGPVAAPALFHPPLLSQPELYCEVWVPHLGPCHACPQKHPRGSPDSLLPWALLRSPFIVAFGVCLMPIPCS encoded by the coding sequence ATGAGGAAGGAGGCTGTGCCCTCCAGGGGACTCAGCTGCGTTAGAGGAGTTGCTGCAGCACTGGCAGGGGTCTCCAGACATCCCATGCAGGGGTCCTTTCAGATCAGGCGTCTCTTCACCAGACCACCGTATTCCTTTTTCAGCCCTCGTCTCTTGCACGTGGGGGTGCAGTGTTTGGCTCTCACATCCCCACATTCCAGCTGGTGGGGGTTTGAGCTAGGTGTTCCTtctgctccccactccccactcacGGCCCCCACCCCGTGCAAGCCTCCCTTGCCCCCACTCTTTGTCTCCAGCTTTCACAGCCTTGGTGGGCAGGCTGCTGGGCCTGTTGCCGCCCCCGCTCTCTTCCACCCGCCTCTTCTTTCTCAGCCTGAGCTTTACTGTGAGGTCTGGGTGCCACACCTTGGCCCCTGCCATGCCTGCCCCCAGAAGCACCCACGTGGGTCCCCTGATTCTCTCCTCCCCTGGGCTTTGCTAAGGAGCCCTTTCATTGTGGCCTTTGGTGTCTGCCTCATGCCCATCCCCTGTTCTTGA